Within Plasmodium reichenowi strain SY57 chromosome 3, whole genome shotgun sequence, the genomic segment atatacatataatataatatattatatttatatcttaataaaattcatatatatttatatataatatatatatatatatatatatatatatattatattattaaaattataatatatttataaaatatttttataatttatgtgttttttttttttttttttttttaatatataatgatataaatatatataatattttattatatataatttatttatatgtatatatttagtgatatataataatatatatatatttacgtaatattgtttatttactttttcTTCCCACATCAAATTTAAGCCCCTATTTAAAATGATGACAAGACcctcaaaaaaaaatatatatacaacatatattataaatatatattattgatatacgaaaataattttaaaataaaattttattaaaaattattattaatattgtGAATTacatattcatttttttaatttaaattaaacgtatatttattaagaaatgtatatttatatacatattataatatgtataaatataatttaataggtaatactaatatatattttaggGGTCATATGACGTAGGGGgagataataattattaaaagcataataaaataatatataataattatatatatatattataaataaaatatattactattaccttaaaaaaaaatattaattataataataatataaattatatataattatatatattattttttattattctttttttaattaaaattataataaaaaactataagataataataatttctatttttataaattaatatataattaaaattttttctttttttttttttctcagtgttatataataaagtcgttgcatttataataataattattattatttaataattattataaatgtgATGGTGTTGTAAAATCAACTTTAAAGAAACGATTTTGTTAAGGCTTTAAGAAAATacgaaataaaaaaagaacaataaaataataaaacgTGTTAAAGAGAGAACAAtctaaataatatatcatataaaatactttatatgattaattaaaaattaatgcgacataatatatatatatatatatatattaatttattcatttacatatttatttttttatatttacatgtTGTTCTTATTTCCAAAAGTTTtcttattatcatatttatattgatatattatataaaagatatattttcttatatacaacttatattatatataaaagcGTAACATAAATGATTATCGTATGTACctattttttctttttcctccttttttatagtaaccttcaatatttatacggatttatatatttattaaaattttttataatcaGTAGGCTTAATTTTCCCTCCCTCCTTTCGACgcataaatatatattcaaacaatattatgtttataaaaaataataataaatcattatatatatatatatatataatatattgttcTTTAAAAAGCTCAGGagtaaatttttttttttttttttctccatttctacaataataaatatatgaatacatatcatataataataatattttcaaataatattcaaataacttattttttttttttttttttttttttttacctGTCTAAGTCaggaaattataaattaaaattaatataaagtaatatgtataagcttattttattttctcaTTTGCACACGCACACACAcataaaaaggaaaataataaaataaaaatataggaacattataaaaatgtcGCTTTCCTCTCcaatgaaaaaaataacactttaaattaatacaatataaataaataaaatacattatatgtttatatttttatatatttattattaattaattctTCGCTctttgttttctttttttttttttttttttttttttgtataatataattattttggaaaatatatgaagCATACACAATCTGCAACTACCCCGTgtccatatatatatacataacatcaataaatcattatatatattaagaaaaacatgtatatatatatatatatatatatatatatatatatatatatatatatatttatatatatatatgtatatatgtatatttttttaattgtatatttctaaataaccttaaaaaaaaaaaaatataatggTGTTACTTTAAATATTTGTCTACAAAagttattaaaatatagatataggtaaatatgaaaaaaaattaaaaattcttttattcttttattcttttattcttttttttttttttttttctcctACTCCTCCTCTGttatcttcttttttcgtctttttttttttttttttttttttttggtataTAATGACTGAATATAAAGACTTACAAACAGCAGGGAAAATGGATTCGTCATATTTTGTAAGTCGAAAGGAATTAATTGAATGGGTAAATAGATATTTAAAgttaaatataacaaaagTAGAACAATGTTCTAATGGagcaatatatatacaattattaGATATTCTTTTTCCCAATAAATCAGTTTTGCATAAAGCAAAATGGAATGCCAAAATGGAATATGaatgtataataaattataaattaatcCAAAGTGTTTTTAATAAACTTGgtataaagaaatatatggATGTAGacaaattaataaaaggAAAGTATCAAGATAATTTCGAATTCTTACAATGGTTTAAATCTTTTTTTGAACGTATTGTAGATTATAATAACGAGCAAGTAATTAATTATGACCCGATAGAAAGGAGAAAATTGTGTCTCTTAGGTGAGAGAGGAGATTATAAACAACTAAATAATTATCTGCCCGAATGGGCCAAAActgatataaatattttaaaagaaaaaaaatatatatatagtgATCCTAATATGGGAACAAATTTACATAAAACCAAAAACGTGGATCATAGGGAAAGTGTTAGTCAGGAAATTTCTACAGGATGTGGGAAAGGCACATCAAGAGGTATGAACAATAGTATggtaaataataatataaataatttgaatgataatataaataataatgtgaataataatgtgaataataatgtgaataatagtacaaatgttaatataaataatagtgtgtctaataatgtaaataattatatgaatagtAATATGTATAGTGGAAATACAACTTCTACTATAACATCGATTACTACAACTtcatcaaataataataataataataataataataataataacaaaattgTAAAGAGTGAAAGAGGAACTATGCacataaatttaaataatgacaataataataataatataatttatagtaataataatacatcTTTATTATCCTCTTAcaatgatataaatatacataaaaataaaaatacatctagtcatcatcatcattatcatcatcctaataataataataatataaacaaaagATTGTCTCtttcaaataaaattatttctCAAGGTTCTTTATCctattatcataataaagCCAAAATGTTAGAAAGTCAAAAAGATTACAATTCTTTAATGGAccaaaataaaaaattaaaaacaCAATTAGAAAACAAAAATCAAGAActtatattaatacaaaataaattaaaagaagaagaaaatgaaaaaaaaattcttcactttcaaaaaaatttctattataataaattacGTTTTCTAGAATTGTTATGTAATCAAACTAATGATAGCtacatattaatacatGACATACAACAAATCATATATGCTCGTGATAATACTTATTTTCATCAGACTGTTTCACTCaaggataaaaataatactgAAGATGATGAATCTATGGAACCTAACAATACTAATGAATTATCTCTACAAAATTCTATACCTCACAATGAGTCCCTTACATATAACACTCAAGGTTCGATAGACTACGCCACCTACTGTTCATAAGAGTATGaaatggaaaaaataaaataaataaatatatatatatatatatttatttatttatttatttatttatgtccatcaaaataaatcttttaataattaatagTATACTAATTTAAAACcattcaatatatatatatatatatatatataattacgttatttttttttattttttattttttatttttatttttatttttttttttattttttattatttaattttttttttttttcaacCCCCTTTTTTGGaatattacattttaataggtggaaaaaaaaaacaattttcttttccacacaaaaaatatttatatatattaacacatataaattttaacCATATGtgaatttatttatatagaCTTATAATGACTACAACACCTCATAAAGCAGATACATTCAAATACtttaagaaataaaaatattattataataaagttttaaaaaaaaaaattacaaaaaaataagaaaaagaattaaaagatcaaaatatttatatgtacatattaaaaatatagataatatttaaatatcaaaaggtatatatttcaaaatagatacctataaataatatatatatatatatatatatttatttatttatttattcatgCACATTTTAATACGACACATTATATTACAACGTGTTAACCATATtcattgttattatttttctactttattaaaatatggATGTGGTAATTTAGTTTCAATAACTTCATCTATGATTCCATATTGTTTTGCTTCTAGTGcattcatataataatctCTATCAGAATCTTTTTCAATCGTTTGGACTGTTTGATTGGTAAATGATGATAGATAATGATATAGAAGTTTTTTAAGATAAAGAATTTCTTTTGTTTGTATTTCAATATCTTGTGGATGACCAAAAGCGTTACCAAGAGGTTGATGTATCATGATTCTACAATTAGGTAAAGACtttctttttcctttttttccACTAGCTAAAATCACTGAGGCCATAGATGCAACTAAACCAAATGATATGGTTTGTATATCtgatttaatataattaaatatatctagAATGGCTAGTCCCTCATTTATGGAACCTCCTGGtgaattaatatatattttaatatcattatgatttatattatctaaatataataattgaCTAATAAGTTCATCTGctgtttttttatttatttcatctgttaaatatataattctttttttaaaaaaaaataatttgaCATCTTTTTTCATGTCTttaatatcatcattattcGTGATAATCTGTTGTTGTACTTTTGaatatttcctttttttattatttttttttttaacatcATAATTaagataattattataGTTACTATTTGTGTAatcaatattatcattagTATTGGTATGTTGTATCATTCCTTCATCTTTATTatgcatattttttattttttttttatttatgttatcTTTTGATATACAgtcattttttatttcaaaatttaaatcttctttttttaaaatggctctttcattattttccttttcgATATCTAggttaatattatttgcGAATTCTGATGAGCTATTATGTACGTTTATTTTTCTTACCTTTTTATTATAGTTTGTATATCCTTGATCATATTGTAAATTATACGTTAATAGTTTCCCTAGGTTTTCtttaataatttcattttttttggatACTGGTATgaatgtaaaaatattcgAGTTctttatactttttttagtttgtattttcttattttttaataagaTCAAAAATAGgaataagaataaatatatcatttcTAAAATTATAAGATTTGTGTGCAAACATTCAAAAAGTcaacacaaaaaaaaaaaaaaaaaaaaaaaaaacatatataaatataaatatatatatatatatatatatataaatatatatttttttttttgtatgaTTACTCTTACAATAGTTCTTAAAAAGGTAAACATACACTAATGATTTATcattgtatatataaaagttataaacaaataaataaataaatatatatatatatatatatatataatatacactaaaaaaaataaaaaaaatgggatgataaaaaaaaaaaaaaaaaatacaaatattaatatattaaaaataatataattatataataatgtgtATCTAgttaaagaaaatttttttctttttttttttttaaattgatgatttatatattatatatatatatatatatatatacatatatatacatatatatatatatggaaaaaaaaaaaaaaatttgcATATCTAAATATACACAGGCGTAAATTGTAccattttaaaaataaacaattagaacaaaatattataatatatacaaataataaggtataagaagaatatgtatatatatttttattttttacatattcaaaatagtgtatatattgtattCACCATTCTGGGTAAAATATGGGTTTATTAAGGAACctaaatttttataaatatcttTTCTCAAAGATTATCTAAAATCTTGTCTCtttacataattatattttcctttctctttctctcttttttttttattttcctatgcatgttttttttttcttttttttcttttttaagCCCAAGCACTCAAGTAGCCTAACCGAAGAATTTCTGAAATTacaaaagatataaataaataaataaataaatatatatatatatatatataacatatttatacatgtgtgtgtatataaaataaaaaatcgttgtaatatatcatattttataaaatatatttatatatatatatatatatatatatatatatatatatatatatattatatgatgaaTGAAAATAACTATGTTAATTATACTTATTAAGGACttctataatttttaaatatctTAATGTGGCGATTTTAGCTTCTcctataaaaataaataaataaataaataaatatatttacatatatatatatatatatatatatatatatatatatatatttatattttgattacaaaaaaaaaaaaaaaatatgtggCATAAAACCTTGTGAgactattttttttcttttacattatattatattatattataccTGTTTGTCCAAATACTTGTAAATTCATTCTCATCAATTCTAACTTTTCCACGGGGAGAcaactaaaaaaaaaatgaaaaataaaaaaattaaaaaataaaaaaataaaaaaataaaaaaataaatgattatgataaaattaatattgCTAATATGTGTAGATGAccatataaataaacaaataattatatatatatatatatatatatattttttttttttttttttttttttttttttatcatgtGTGTTATAACAAATcatgttttttttaaattttattattatttttactttcCAGATTTTATAGCCATATCatataatgttttataAATCATATTAATATCCTGTAATTTTGCCCTCCTTCTTATTAGAGCTGGTACTGTTTGAAAAGTTGCATCGTCTATTGGCACAAAAAAGTTTTCTTTctcatttatatttcttagATCATCATGTTCgttattattcatattattcatattattcttattattcatattattcttattattcatattatttatactattcatactattcatattattcatattagACATACCATTTGTGTATAAATCTTGCTTTTCCATTTCATGATACTCAATTGTTCCAGTAGAtgaatttaaattaaaacTTTTTGAATTCATAtgttcattatatattttatttatatttgcTTGTACTGGTGTTTGCCTATCCATATACTTCTGTTGATATTcttgaaaaattaaattatttatttcattataatttatatttaataaaaaatttttgatatcttcataaaaatagttctttaataatatttctgaactatgataattatgaaaatattttgaaggagaatttaaattattttctaaatttaataagaaattataattttgcATTTGTctatgtaaatattttatgctcatatttttctttatatacaaattattCAGTTCCTTATGTATATTCTCTAaatcttttttaattttatcGAAATCgtttaataaataatatggatttatattatcttcGTATAATTTCCCCATCTCATCTTTTAATTTCCTTTCTATTAATTCAATGTCACtgttcatatttaaaaactgaaataataaaaaaaaaaaaaaaaaaaatataatataatataatataatataatataatataatataatataatataatataatataatataatataatgatacATAAATGTgtaggaaaaaaaaaaaaaaaattttttttttttttttttttatgcacttattatataatcatataaaacCATATATTCCTCTCgatataataatcaatTTTGCTTTACCTTTTCCTTTAATGTTTCTATTGATACCtccatttttttctctttttattataaaagggtttatatatatatataaaatattatattttaatacaacaatgttgtatatttatttgtatgGCTAATAGTAATATGGTATATTCTTGCTTTTCAGaatgttaaaaataaaaaatataaagtattaaatattgaatactaaaaagtaaaaggatataaaaaaaaaaataaggaaaagaaaaacaaaatcgtaatataataaaataaaataaaataaaggtgataaaaaaaaaaatgtatgtATACATCACATACTAattcaatattattatatatatatatatatgtatatatatgtatgtatttatttatttaatatttaaaggAATATGGTTTATCCCTACTATATTCACATGttaatatttcaaaatcattcttcatatatttatcattcACAATTTATgcttttaaaaataaaacaaatttaatgtaaatatttattaaattaatcAATCTTCACGtatgataatgaaaaagtaaaaaaaaaaaaaattaaaaataaataataaaaaataaataataaaaaatgtacacatataaatataaagcCCTTAATTGTAAgaatacataatatatatatatatatatatatatatatatccatttAGTACTATTTTTTTGTGTACACATAATTTAAACATTTTGGTTGtatttgaatttttttt encodes:
- a CDS encoding EB1-like protein produces the protein MTEYKDLQTAGKMDSSYFVSRKELIEWVNRYLKLNITKVEQCSNGAIYIQLLDILFPNKSVLHKAKWNAKMEYECIINYKLIQSVFNKLGIKKYMDVDKLIKGKYQDNFEFLQWFKSFFERIVDYNNEQVINYDPIERRKLCLLGERGDYKQLNNYLPEWAKTDINILKEKKYIYSDPNMGTNLHKTKNVDHRESVSQEISTGCGKGTSRGMNNSMVNNNINNLNDNINNNVNNNVNNNVNNSTNVNINNSVSNNVNNYMNSNMYSGNTTSTITSITTTSSNNNNNNNNNNNNKIVKSERGTMHINLNNDNNNNNIIYSNNNTSLLSSYNDINIHKNKNTSSHHHHYHHPNNNNNINKRLSLSNKIISQGSLSYYHNKAKMLESQKDYNSLMDQNKKLKTQLENKNQELILIQNKLKEEENEKKILHFQKNFYYNKLRFLELLCNQTNDSYILIHDIQQIIYARDNTYFHQTVSLKDKNNTEDDESMEPNNTNELSLQNSIPHNESLTYNTQGSIDYATYCS
- a CDS encoding ATP-dependent Clp protease proteolytic subunit → MIYLFLFLFLILLKNKKIQTKKSIKNSNIFTFIPVSKKNEIIKENLGKLLTYNLQYDQGYTNYNKKVRKINVHNSSSEFANNINLDIEKENNERAILKKEDLNFEIKNDCISKDNINKKKIKNMHNKDEGMIQHTNTNDNIDYTNSNYNNYLNYDVKKKNNKKRKYSKVQQQIITNNDDIKDMKKDVKLFFFKKRIIYLTDEINKKTADELISQLLYLDNINHNDIKIYINSPGGSINEGLAILDIFNYIKSDIQTISFGLVASMASVILASGKKGKRKSLPNCRIMIHQPLGNAFGHPQDIEIQTKEILYLKKLLYHYLSSFTNQTVQTIEKDSDRDYYMNALEAKQYGIIDEVIETKLPHPYFNKVEK
- a CDS encoding hypothetical protein (conserved Plasmodium protein, unknown function); protein product: MEVSIETLKEKFLNMNSDIELIERKLKDEMGKLYEDNINPYYLLNDFDKIKKDLENIHKELNNLYIKKNMSIKYLHRQMQNYNFLLNLENNLNSPSKYFHNYHSSEILLKNYFYEDIKNFLLNINYNEINNLIFQEYQQKYMDRQTPVQANINKIYNEHMNSKSFNLNSSTGTIEYHEMEKQDLYTNGMSNMNNMNSMNSINNMNNKNNMNNKNNMNNMNNNEHDDLRNINEKENFFVPIDDATFQTVPALIRRRAKLQDINMIYKTLYDMAIKSGNCLPVEKLELMRMNLQVFGQTGEAKIATLRYLKIIEVLNKNSSVRLLECLGLKKKKKKKKTCIGK